In Diorhabda sublineata isolate icDioSubl1.1 chromosome 4, icDioSubl1.1, whole genome shotgun sequence, a single window of DNA contains:
- the LOC130442655 gene encoding PR domain zinc finger protein 15-like isoform X1, with protein sequence MQICGICGSSHSPMDCDIIQIVSHIPDKSIPSKARLTVPEDLELRKMADGSYNIMALRTIDKGTQFGPLQAKKLCTLLPSINFPVRLFYNNEGDFSEYYLDTSDENECNWMMFVTHAKDFEEQNLICYQDGEDIYYVTIKDIYLNETLKIWYSPYYASKMNRDILIPINNNKNTQNLKSNNFIDHLVRNKSSIASREVWSCKFCGRLEKNLPEFASHLLQHYNFKTKRYCHICNFLFRKKEGYQKHMKFLHSTDVTLDSSVQLNEKTNLTQNCDIKLQNFPKDAYIGGPLLFNELLNDSMDNNGLTLNSNMDTNHMDLAVIENHNNLFDNENLNLNMEYILPDNEREMDNFNFELAPPDNEQFVCDICLKPFKHLKALIWHMNMHIGNFTCFECDKVFSRKENLDCHPCKAFYKLQCSLCEKLFYQKKYLTLHMKLYHSNYCKFCKQMFKTGELLQDHNCPEKERRSKIKYTCDECHKVFNHKTNLIIHRKRHKQSEKYNCPICNKILGSYKTYRKHTKIHEGCSYKCDICDRIFMRSDNLKVHKESVHFAAGKETCEICKKSFKTKNLLKKHIKLHDSTAEVKCQYCPLKYKQLKYLKQHIKNQHNVNKVTQSATLNNDKQYACPKCGKKMKLESSVKRHLEVFHGESKMEYKYLKKEKRTEHKKVSISIMPFSCPKCDKKMKHEYSIKRHIESVHPDYKGKYKSVKTKSETNKQVEEDELTQALENINYNTDEINREITIEIDKLLNNPETFTSDSNDRLVESLINTAVGENNLDNDDTGQQKDAMLSMPDLDLDHDLDLVSCKKTVTI encoded by the exons ATGCAAATTTGTGGAATATGTGGAAGTAGTCACTCTCCAATGGATtgtgatataattcaaattgTCTCTCAT ATTCCTGATAAAAGTATACCATCTAAAGCTAGATTAACTGTACCAGAAGATTTGGAACTAAGAAAAATGGCAGATGGGTCTTACAATATAATGGCTTTACGAACTATTGATAAAGGAACTCAATTTGGTCCTTTAcaagcaaaaaaattatgtacacTGTTACCTTCTATAAATTTCCCTGTACgtctattttataataatgaaggTGATTTCTCTGAATATTATTTAGATACTAGTGATGAGAACGAATGTAACTGGATGATGTTTGTTACTCATGCCAAAGATTTTGAGGAACAAAACTTAATTTGTTATCAA GATGGTGAAGATATATATTATGTTACTATTAAGgatatatatttgaacgagACCTTGAAAATATGGTATTCTCCTTATTATGCATCTAAAATGAACAGGGATATTTTAATaccaattaataataataaaaatactcaaaatttgaaaagtaacAATTTCATAG ATCACTTAGTTAGAAATAAAAGCTCGATAGCATCAAGGGAAGTATGGAGTTGTAAGTTTTGTGGAAGGCTGGAGAAAAATCTGCCAGAATTTGCATCACACTTATTGcaacattataattttaaaactaagAGATATTGTCACATATGCAATTTTCTATTCCGCAAAAAGGAG GgatatcaaaaacacatgaaATTCCTACATTCAACTGATGTAACTTTAGACTCATCTGtacaattgaatgaaaaaactaatttgactCAAAATTGcgatataaaattacaaaattttccaaaagaTGCCTACATTGGAGGACctctcctatttaatgaattgTTAAATGACAGCATGGATAATAATGGCCTCACCCTCAATTCTAATATGGATACAAATCACATGGATTTGGCAGTGATAGAAAACCACAACAATCTTTTTGATaacgaaaatttgaatttaaacatGGAATATATACTCCCCGATAATGAAAGAGAGAtggataatttcaattttgaattagCACCTCCCGATAATGAACAATTTGTGTGTGATATTTGTCTTAAACCTTTCAAACATTTAAAAGCTCTAATTTGGCATATGAATATGCATATTGGAAATTTCACCTGTTTTGAGTGTGATAAG gtATTTTCTCGAAAAGAAAATTTGGATTGCCACCCTTGTAAAGCTTTCTATAAATTGCAATGTTCCCTCTgcgaaaaattgttttatcaaaagaaatatCTCACTCTACATATGAAACTTTATCACAGCAATTACTGTAAATTTTGTAAACAGATGTTTAAAACCGGGGAACTGTTGCAGGATCATAATTGCccagaaaaagaaagaagaagcaaaatcaaatatacatgCGATGAATGTCATAAAGTATTTAatcataaaacaaatttaattatcCACAGGAAACGACACAAACAATCGGAAAAATATAATTGTccaatatgtaataaaatattgggtTCATATAAGACTTATAGGAAACATACTAAAATACATGAAGGGTGTAGTTATAAATGTGATATATGTGACAGAATTTTTATGAGAAGTGATAATTTGAAAGTACATAAGGAAAGCGTGCATTTTGCTGCTGGAAAG GAAACTTGTGAAATTTGCAAGAAAtcgtttaaaacaaaaaatcttctGAAAAAACACATAAAACTACACGACAGTACAGCTGAAGTTAAATGTCAATACTGTCCGTTAAAATATAAACAGCTTAAATACTTGAAACAACATATAAAAAACCAACACAATGTAAACAAAGTCACACAATCTGCCAcattaaataatgataaacaaTATGCTTGTCCAAAATGtggcaaaaaaatgaaattggagTCTTCTGTTAAACGTCATCTCGAAGTATTCCACGGCGAGTCTAAAATGGAATACAAATATCTCAAGAAAGAAAAGAGAACTGAACATAAAAAGGTTTCAATAAGTATAATGCCATTTTCTTGTCCCAAGTGTGACAAGAAAATGAAGCATGAGTATTCAATAAAACGCCACATCGAATCTGTTCATCCAGACTATAAAGGCAAATATAAATCTGTAAAAACGAAATCAGAAACCAACAAACAAGTAGAAGAAGATGAACTGACACAAGCTTTAGAAAACATTAACTATAATACCGATGAGATTAATCGCGAAATAActatagaaattgataaattactGAACAATCCTGAAACATTTACCAGCGACAGCAATGATAGATTAGTGGAAAGTTTGATTAATACAGCAGTCggggaaaataatttggataatGATGATACTGGACAACAAAAAGATGCTATGTTGTCGATGCCAGACTTGGATTTGGATCATGATTTAGATTTAGTTAGTTGTAAGAAGACTgttacaatataa
- the LOC130442657 gene encoding transmembrane protein 256 homolog isoform X2 — protein MSNKEGKTFTTSSTAPSVTIITEKTPLWKLAAENGPYIKIGGLMGASAIALSAYGAHKSYPKDQAEELRHIFETANRIHLIHSVAILGVPMCRYPKIVGSLLVVGTALFSGTLYYHAFSGKKRLSKVAPLGGTLLILGWLSMVV, from the exons atgtcaaATAAAGAG GGAAAGACCTTTACAACATCATCGACAGCACCATCAGTAACTATAATCACTGAGAAAACACCACTGTGGAAACTTGCCGCAGAAAATGGACCTTACATAAAAATTGGTGGTTTAATGGGAGCCAGCGCGATTGCACTTAGTGCTTATGGTGCACATAAGTCTTACCCAAAAGATCAAGCAGAAGAATTACGCCATATTTTTGAGACTGCAAATAGAATACATTTAATCCACAGTGTAGCTATTTTGGGAGTTCCAATGTGCAGATATCCTAAGATT GTTGGATCTCTTCTAGTAGTTGGCACAGCACTATTTTCTGGAACATTATATTATCATGCTTTTAGTGGGAAAAAAAGATTATCAAAAGTTGCTCCTCTAGGAGGAACCCTTTTGATTTTAGGATGGCTGTCAATGGTTGTTTAa
- the LOC130442655 gene encoding zinc finger protein 62-like isoform X2, translated as MKDGEDIYYVTIKDIYLNETLKIWYSPYYASKMNRDILIPINNNKNTQNLKSNNFIDHLVRNKSSIASREVWSCKFCGRLEKNLPEFASHLLQHYNFKTKRYCHICNFLFRKKEGYQKHMKFLHSTDVTLDSSVQLNEKTNLTQNCDIKLQNFPKDAYIGGPLLFNELLNDSMDNNGLTLNSNMDTNHMDLAVIENHNNLFDNENLNLNMEYILPDNEREMDNFNFELAPPDNEQFVCDICLKPFKHLKALIWHMNMHIGNFTCFECDKVFSRKENLDCHPCKAFYKLQCSLCEKLFYQKKYLTLHMKLYHSNYCKFCKQMFKTGELLQDHNCPEKERRSKIKYTCDECHKVFNHKTNLIIHRKRHKQSEKYNCPICNKILGSYKTYRKHTKIHEGCSYKCDICDRIFMRSDNLKVHKESVHFAAGKETCEICKKSFKTKNLLKKHIKLHDSTAEVKCQYCPLKYKQLKYLKQHIKNQHNVNKVTQSATLNNDKQYACPKCGKKMKLESSVKRHLEVFHGESKMEYKYLKKEKRTEHKKVSISIMPFSCPKCDKKMKHEYSIKRHIESVHPDYKGKYKSVKTKSETNKQVEEDELTQALENINYNTDEINREITIEIDKLLNNPETFTSDSNDRLVESLINTAVGENNLDNDDTGQQKDAMLSMPDLDLDHDLDLVSCKKTVTI; from the exons atgaag GATGGTGAAGATATATATTATGTTACTATTAAGgatatatatttgaacgagACCTTGAAAATATGGTATTCTCCTTATTATGCATCTAAAATGAACAGGGATATTTTAATaccaattaataataataaaaatactcaaaatttgaaaagtaacAATTTCATAG ATCACTTAGTTAGAAATAAAAGCTCGATAGCATCAAGGGAAGTATGGAGTTGTAAGTTTTGTGGAAGGCTGGAGAAAAATCTGCCAGAATTTGCATCACACTTATTGcaacattataattttaaaactaagAGATATTGTCACATATGCAATTTTCTATTCCGCAAAAAGGAG GgatatcaaaaacacatgaaATTCCTACATTCAACTGATGTAACTTTAGACTCATCTGtacaattgaatgaaaaaactaatttgactCAAAATTGcgatataaaattacaaaattttccaaaagaTGCCTACATTGGAGGACctctcctatttaatgaattgTTAAATGACAGCATGGATAATAATGGCCTCACCCTCAATTCTAATATGGATACAAATCACATGGATTTGGCAGTGATAGAAAACCACAACAATCTTTTTGATaacgaaaatttgaatttaaacatGGAATATATACTCCCCGATAATGAAAGAGAGAtggataatttcaattttgaattagCACCTCCCGATAATGAACAATTTGTGTGTGATATTTGTCTTAAACCTTTCAAACATTTAAAAGCTCTAATTTGGCATATGAATATGCATATTGGAAATTTCACCTGTTTTGAGTGTGATAAG gtATTTTCTCGAAAAGAAAATTTGGATTGCCACCCTTGTAAAGCTTTCTATAAATTGCAATGTTCCCTCTgcgaaaaattgttttatcaaaagaaatatCTCACTCTACATATGAAACTTTATCACAGCAATTACTGTAAATTTTGTAAACAGATGTTTAAAACCGGGGAACTGTTGCAGGATCATAATTGCccagaaaaagaaagaagaagcaaaatcaaatatacatgCGATGAATGTCATAAAGTATTTAatcataaaacaaatttaattatcCACAGGAAACGACACAAACAATCGGAAAAATATAATTGTccaatatgtaataaaatattgggtTCATATAAGACTTATAGGAAACATACTAAAATACATGAAGGGTGTAGTTATAAATGTGATATATGTGACAGAATTTTTATGAGAAGTGATAATTTGAAAGTACATAAGGAAAGCGTGCATTTTGCTGCTGGAAAG GAAACTTGTGAAATTTGCAAGAAAtcgtttaaaacaaaaaatcttctGAAAAAACACATAAAACTACACGACAGTACAGCTGAAGTTAAATGTCAATACTGTCCGTTAAAATATAAACAGCTTAAATACTTGAAACAACATATAAAAAACCAACACAATGTAAACAAAGTCACACAATCTGCCAcattaaataatgataaacaaTATGCTTGTCCAAAATGtggcaaaaaaatgaaattggagTCTTCTGTTAAACGTCATCTCGAAGTATTCCACGGCGAGTCTAAAATGGAATACAAATATCTCAAGAAAGAAAAGAGAACTGAACATAAAAAGGTTTCAATAAGTATAATGCCATTTTCTTGTCCCAAGTGTGACAAGAAAATGAAGCATGAGTATTCAATAAAACGCCACATCGAATCTGTTCATCCAGACTATAAAGGCAAATATAAATCTGTAAAAACGAAATCAGAAACCAACAAACAAGTAGAAGAAGATGAACTGACACAAGCTTTAGAAAACATTAACTATAATACCGATGAGATTAATCGCGAAATAActatagaaattgataaattactGAACAATCCTGAAACATTTACCAGCGACAGCAATGATAGATTAGTGGAAAGTTTGATTAATACAGCAGTCggggaaaataatttggataatGATGATACTGGACAACAAAAAGATGCTATGTTGTCGATGCCAGACTTGGATTTGGATCATGATTTAGATTTAGTTAGTTGTAAGAAGACTgttacaatataa
- the LOC130442657 gene encoding transmembrane protein 256 homolog isoform X1 yields the protein MVGFNDVYNYVLFDNPVSKSTISLLKGKTFTTSSTAPSVTIITEKTPLWKLAAENGPYIKIGGLMGASAIALSAYGAHKSYPKDQAEELRHIFETANRIHLIHSVAILGVPMCRYPKIVGSLLVVGTALFSGTLYYHAFSGKKRLSKVAPLGGTLLILGWLSMVV from the exons ATGGTGGGTTTTAATGATGTTTACAACTATGTACTTTTTGATAACCCTGTTTCCAAATCTACTATTTCATTGCTAAAG GGAAAGACCTTTACAACATCATCGACAGCACCATCAGTAACTATAATCACTGAGAAAACACCACTGTGGAAACTTGCCGCAGAAAATGGACCTTACATAAAAATTGGTGGTTTAATGGGAGCCAGCGCGATTGCACTTAGTGCTTATGGTGCACATAAGTCTTACCCAAAAGATCAAGCAGAAGAATTACGCCATATTTTTGAGACTGCAAATAGAATACATTTAATCCACAGTGTAGCTATTTTGGGAGTTCCAATGTGCAGATATCCTAAGATT GTTGGATCTCTTCTAGTAGTTGGCACAGCACTATTTTCTGGAACATTATATTATCATGCTTTTAGTGGGAAAAAAAGATTATCAAAAGTTGCTCCTCTAGGAGGAACCCTTTTGATTTTAGGATGGCTGTCAATGGTTGTTTAa